Proteins encoded within one genomic window of Candidatus Thiodiazotropha endoloripes:
- a CDS encoding HAD-IIB family hydrolase yields MKILATDLDRTLLPNGSWPVDENAIELFNEWTLKQGVLVVYVTGRNLDLTEMAIREYGVRFPDILCGDVGTTIRHYENDNWSMDLGWIEHVHAMSPRWDNAAIRGALEKIKGLREQESQHQNEFKQSYYVDHQNHESILSEVEKLISGKFDEVLIYSFDSNNGNGLLDVLPASATKQTSLEYVAKVYKAGREVVFCGDSGNDIFPLTDGFRGVMVRNADEQLVKQVTQAKQQNDAIEIYHSKGNFKGLNGYYVSGVLEGAYHYGVLDDSVELKHFQ; encoded by the coding sequence ATGAAAATACTCGCCACTGACCTCGATCGCACCCTGCTTCCCAATGGGTCATGGCCAGTAGATGAAAATGCTATTGAGTTGTTTAACGAGTGGACTCTCAAGCAGGGTGTGCTGGTCGTCTATGTAACCGGGCGTAATCTTGACCTGACAGAAATGGCCATACGCGAATACGGTGTACGCTTCCCCGATATCCTATGTGGAGATGTAGGTACCACCATTCGACACTATGAAAACGATAACTGGTCGATGGACCTTGGTTGGATAGAACATGTACATGCCATGAGTCCACGCTGGGATAATGCTGCAATTCGTGGTGCACTGGAAAAGATCAAAGGTTTACGTGAACAGGAGAGTCAACACCAGAACGAATTCAAGCAGAGCTATTACGTAGATCACCAAAATCATGAATCCATTCTGAGCGAAGTGGAGAAGTTGATCAGTGGCAAATTTGACGAGGTACTGATCTACAGTTTCGATTCCAACAATGGTAATGGCCTGTTGGACGTACTCCCGGCAAGCGCTACGAAACAGACCTCACTGGAGTATGTCGCCAAAGTTTACAAGGCGGGCAGGGAGGTTGTCTTTTGCGGTGATAGCGGGAATGACATATTTCCGTTAACAGATGGATTTAGAGGTGTCATGGTACGTAATGCGGATGAACAGTTGGTCAAGCAGGTAACTCAGGCCAAGCAGCAGAATGACGCCATCGAGATTTATCACTCGAAGGGTAATTTTAAAGGACTTAATGGGTACTATGTGAGTGGTGTTCTCGAAGGTGCCTATCACTATGGTGTATTGGATGACTCAGTGGAGTTAAAACATTTCCAATAA
- a CDS encoding glycosidase, whose protein sequence is MLEKSLPNGVMFNAYPDSIGFKLSDTITLLQNPELRDVFSLFYILPTFFQSDLDRGFSINRYELNDELVSEQDLQTLKEMNIVLKFDLVLNHLSVRSPQFLDILEKGFHSDYRDFFIDWNRFWEGEGEMGEDGCILPNEAHLNKLFMRKPELPILMVRFPDGSERPYWNTFYQQIHYRTLEADDINHFRMLPPEGIQTILAKFNARISAGKDFHDIDLGPYQDYLEQVVSIVESKRRYLGQMDLNAKSEVVWEFYEETLKRLADFGGKLIRLDAFAYLHKKPGLTNFFNVPGTWEYLDRLNTIAQAEQLTLLPEIHAQYGKHLHSAVAEAGYPIYDFFLPGLLLDALDQGRNAYLLRWIDEIQTQGIRTINMLGCHDGIPVLDLDGFETDSGYRAGLLEKADIEAIIERVLERGGRVKNLFGPDGKKIAYYQVNATYFSALGEDEQKLRLARAIQLFMPGIPQVWYLDLFAGKNDYAAADRGGPAGHKEINRTTLTSEMVATGLQSAVVLDQLEMMRHRNTATAFDGSLIIGDTPSDELEMIWTNDNDTTTLKASLNTHEFTISHSSADGGFQLYDYTKL, encoded by the coding sequence ATGTTAGAAAAATCTTTGCCCAATGGGGTCATGTTCAATGCTTACCCTGACAGTATTGGATTTAAGCTGAGTGATACCATAACACTGCTGCAGAATCCTGAGTTGCGCGATGTCTTTTCCCTCTTTTATATATTACCCACATTTTTCCAAAGTGATCTGGATCGGGGCTTTTCCATCAATCGCTATGAACTCAATGACGAGCTGGTATCGGAACAGGATCTTCAGACACTGAAAGAGATGAATATTGTTCTTAAGTTTGATCTGGTGCTGAATCATCTCTCAGTACGTTCTCCTCAGTTTCTTGACATTCTTGAAAAAGGTTTTCACTCTGACTATCGGGACTTTTTTATAGACTGGAACAGGTTCTGGGAAGGTGAAGGTGAGATGGGTGAGGATGGATGCATCCTTCCGAATGAAGCTCATCTCAATAAACTTTTTATGCGTAAACCTGAGCTTCCGATTCTTATGGTTCGCTTTCCAGATGGTTCAGAGCGTCCGTACTGGAATACATTTTATCAACAGATACACTACCGCACACTGGAAGCTGATGATATCAATCACTTTCGTATGCTGCCACCAGAAGGGATACAAACGATTCTTGCTAAATTCAATGCAAGGATTTCTGCCGGAAAAGATTTTCACGATATCGACTTAGGTCCATACCAGGACTACCTGGAACAGGTGGTCAGCATTGTCGAGTCAAAACGTCGTTATCTGGGCCAGATGGATCTGAATGCCAAATCGGAAGTGGTCTGGGAGTTTTATGAAGAGACATTAAAACGTCTGGCTGATTTCGGAGGCAAATTGATTCGCCTTGATGCTTTCGCTTATTTACATAAAAAACCTGGACTGACCAACTTTTTCAATGTGCCGGGTACTTGGGAATACCTCGATCGTCTCAATACCATTGCCCAAGCGGAACAATTGACGCTGTTACCTGAGATACATGCACAGTATGGCAAGCATCTACACTCTGCGGTTGCTGAAGCTGGATACCCAATTTATGATTTTTTTCTACCCGGCCTGTTGCTTGACGCTCTGGATCAGGGACGTAACGCCTATCTTCTGCGATGGATCGATGAGATTCAGACTCAGGGTATCAGAACAATCAATATGCTCGGCTGTCACGACGGAATTCCTGTGCTTGATCTGGACGGATTCGAAACAGATTCCGGCTATCGGGCTGGGCTTCTTGAAAAAGCCGACATTGAAGCCATTATTGAACGGGTGCTGGAACGTGGTGGCCGGGTTAAAAATCTGTTTGGTCCTGACGGTAAAAAGATCGCCTATTATCAGGTAAATGCCACCTATTTCAGTGCTTTGGGCGAAGATGAGCAAAAACTCAGGTTGGCACGCGCCATTCAGCTCTTCATGCCTGGTATTCCTCAAGTCTGGTACCTGGATCTTTTTGCCGGAAAGAACGACTATGCTGCAGCTGATCGGGGTGGACCGGCTGGTCACAAAGAGATCAATCGCACCACATTAACCAGCGAAATGGTAGCAACTGGACTACAAAGTGCTGTGGTGCTGGATCAATTGGAAATGATGCGTCATCGAAATACGGCGACTGCTTTTGACGGTAGCCTGATAATAGGAGATACCCCTTCAGATGAATTGGAAATGATCTGGACAAACGACAACGATACGACCACATTAAAGGCTAGCCTCAATACACATGAGTTCACCATAAGTCACAGCTCTGCAGATGGTGGGTTTCAGCTCTATGACTACACAAAACTCTGA
- a CDS encoding bifunctional diguanylate cyclase/phosphodiesterase → MHKRYGRLKIISKIWIFIVLFILIMSISLVVLQRTLHTTYELVKEVADTHLNDLTDNATKTRQLAVISSDINRLTRTYSTSNNTLAEEGKQISIYLSHITDDIDNQTLITQLKSYSNAFELFLNYSRNINNLKSELDNLFSSAQSEITLLENLISTGMIDSALNGADHDYYDQLLSLVTGYRESILIIDKMTTELLTPANSENVGNNDLYDELYSLYLRVQTITASMPEVSVHGRNLSLYIQQYKEHIKALITELIALNKSLHQLALSESSIHLLIAQTEEEASLAAEQIRHEIDVLFIDVLTRMGIFMLIMVIMIITIMYYMLRRHIEKPLNTLTGIVSEIGVDHLDKAIILGRDDEWKTIENALNEMSKKLAKSYSELEVSRTSYHALVNNVPGIVYRCRNDTNWTMEYLSDEFSGLTGYDISEVLGNREISYSDIIHPLDRDKVEQKVNKAVEQRVPFTLEYRIIKKDGEVRWVYEQGRAIDFLSTTDLKFNGIILDVTQQKQLMDALAESETRYRLLLEHTTEGIFGFDENGVTTFINQAASEMLGYRPDEIVGSNNHHLIHHSMMDGTAIPEEECCMMRPIKDGCEYHVEDEVLWNKGGTPFPVEYWSAPVWGDGKVIGSVVSFHDISERKRSEKNMQHLAYHDLMTGLPNRVMFNMELKQVLAQFRRRDELFAVHLLDLDHFKEVNDRLGHPMGDKLLKQVSLRLLQAIRETDMLSRLGGDEFALIQRNLESVSDASYLASKILDVVNEEFIIDDNTIYIDTSIGIFIPETKSIKQEDVLSKADLALYKAKEAGRGMFTFFGDEMSLQMHNELSLSHDLIVALKQNEFFLQYQPQFDAVSKEISGVEALVRWNHPKRGVLMPVDFIHIAEKRGMIKQISDWVLYEACKQAKLWSDRQYHFGRIAINLCAKQVNDTMFQQSIENVLTISGLPADLLELEFTETVFMEATDDTKQSIRQLSKLGVHFAIDDFGTGFSSLSYLHRFKVDKLKIDKEFIHDVNQHRHDAEIAKAAIALGKSLELTVVAEGVETQEQVDFLLQHDCDLLQGFLYGQPVSAEEFETRYLGKLVGA, encoded by the coding sequence ATGCATAAGCGATACGGCAGATTAAAGATTATATCCAAAATATGGATATTCATTGTTTTGTTTATCCTCATCATGTCGATTTCTCTTGTTGTACTTCAAAGAACACTTCATACAACCTATGAACTGGTAAAAGAGGTTGCGGATACCCATCTCAATGATTTAACAGATAACGCTACGAAAACCAGACAGTTGGCTGTAATCTCATCAGATATCAACAGGCTTACACGTACATATTCAACCAGTAATAACACACTTGCTGAAGAAGGCAAGCAAATTTCTATCTACCTTTCTCATATAACCGATGATATAGACAATCAAACACTTATCACACAGCTGAAGAGTTATTCGAATGCATTTGAACTTTTTTTAAACTATTCGAGAAACATAAACAACCTGAAAAGTGAGTTGGATAATCTTTTCAGTTCTGCTCAAAGCGAAATCACACTACTTGAGAATTTGATCAGTACAGGGATGATCGATTCTGCATTGAATGGTGCTGATCACGACTATTACGATCAACTGCTAAGTCTGGTTACAGGTTATCGTGAAAGTATTTTGATAATTGATAAGATGACAACTGAACTGTTAACCCCAGCTAATTCTGAGAATGTTGGAAATAATGATCTATATGATGAACTGTATTCACTTTATCTGCGGGTACAGACAATAACCGCATCCATGCCTGAAGTCTCAGTTCATGGTCGCAATCTATCGTTATATATTCAACAGTATAAGGAGCATATCAAGGCATTGATAACTGAATTGATTGCATTAAATAAATCATTACACCAGCTGGCTCTTAGCGAATCATCCATACATCTACTGATTGCTCAGACCGAAGAGGAAGCTTCATTAGCTGCCGAACAGATCAGGCATGAAATTGATGTTCTGTTTATAGATGTTTTAACACGAATGGGCATTTTTATGTTGATCATGGTAATCATGATTATCACTATCATGTATTATATGTTACGAAGACATATTGAAAAGCCTTTGAATACACTTACAGGCATAGTATCAGAAATAGGCGTGGATCACCTGGACAAGGCTATCATTCTTGGTCGTGATGACGAATGGAAAACCATTGAAAACGCCTTGAATGAAATGAGCAAAAAACTTGCAAAGTCCTATTCAGAGCTCGAAGTCAGTCGTACCAGTTACCATGCATTAGTAAATAATGTTCCAGGAATTGTGTACAGATGCCGAAATGATACGAATTGGACAATGGAATATCTCAGTGATGAGTTCAGCGGTTTAACGGGTTATGATATCAGCGAGGTCCTTGGCAACAGGGAGATCAGCTATTCGGACATCATCCATCCACTGGACAGAGATAAGGTCGAGCAAAAAGTCAATAAAGCAGTCGAACAGAGAGTACCCTTTACACTTGAATATAGAATTATAAAGAAAGATGGAGAAGTCCGCTGGGTTTACGAACAAGGTCGTGCAATCGATTTTCTGAGTACTACCGATCTGAAGTTCAATGGAATAATTCTTGATGTCACCCAGCAGAAGCAGTTGATGGACGCTCTAGCGGAGAGTGAAACAAGATACAGATTGCTGTTGGAACACACCACAGAAGGGATTTTCGGCTTCGATGAAAATGGTGTAACTACATTTATCAATCAGGCCGCTTCTGAGATGCTTGGCTATAGACCTGATGAGATCGTCGGCTCCAACAACCACCATCTAATTCACCACTCAATGATGGATGGAACAGCAATTCCGGAGGAGGAGTGCTGCATGATGCGCCCTATCAAGGATGGTTGTGAATATCATGTAGAAGATGAAGTATTGTGGAACAAGGGAGGTACTCCGTTTCCAGTAGAGTATTGGTCCGCTCCTGTATGGGGAGATGGAAAAGTTATAGGTTCGGTGGTCTCCTTTCACGACATTTCAGAGAGAAAACGGTCTGAAAAGAACATGCAGCATCTTGCCTATCATGACCTGATGACAGGCCTGCCGAACCGAGTCATGTTTAACATGGAATTGAAACAGGTACTGGCTCAATTTCGCCGCCGTGACGAGTTGTTTGCTGTACACCTTTTGGATCTAGACCATTTCAAGGAGGTAAATGACCGACTCGGTCATCCAATGGGTGATAAATTGCTTAAACAAGTATCTTTACGCTTACTGCAAGCCATTCGGGAAACGGACATGCTATCCCGATTGGGTGGTGATGAATTTGCGCTTATCCAAAGAAACCTCGAATCTGTCTCAGATGCATCTTATCTTGCATCTAAGATACTAGATGTTGTCAATGAGGAGTTTATCATCGATGACAATACCATCTATATCGATACCAGTATCGGAATATTCATACCGGAGACAAAATCGATCAAACAGGAAGATGTTCTGAGTAAGGCAGACTTGGCACTGTATAAAGCTAAAGAGGCCGGCAGAGGTATGTTCACCTTTTTTGGAGATGAGATGTCACTGCAGATGCATAATGAGTTAAGCCTTTCCCATGATCTTATTGTGGCACTCAAGCAGAATGAGTTCTTCCTTCAGTATCAACCTCAGTTTGACGCAGTTAGTAAAGAAATTTCCGGTGTCGAGGCGCTTGTAAGATGGAATCACCCTAAGCGCGGCGTCCTGATGCCTGTTGATTTTATACATATTGCAGAAAAACGGGGGATGATAAAACAGATATCCGATTGGGTTTTGTATGAAGCCTGTAAGCAAGCAAAACTATGGTCAGACAGACAGTATCATTTTGGGCGGATTGCCATAAACCTCTGTGCAAAGCAGGTCAATGATACAATGTTTCAACAAAGTATCGAAAATGTGCTCACCATATCCGGTTTACCAGCAGATCTACTTGAACTCGAGTTTACGGAGACTGTCTTCATGGAAGCAACAGACGATACAAAACAGAGTATTCGCCAACTATCGAAACTTGGTGTTCATTTTGCGATTGATGACTTTGGTACAGGTTTTTCCTCTTTGAGCTATCTGCATAGATTCAAGGTTGACAAATTAAAAATAGATAAAGAGTTTATCCATGATGTCAATCAACATCGACATGACGCAGAGATTGCCAAGGCAGCTATAGCACTTGGAAAATCTCTGGAGTTGACCGTAGTGGCTGAGGGAGTTGAAACTCAGGAACAGGTGGATTTTCTGCTACAGCATGATTGTGATCTACTGCAAGGTTTTCTCTATGGACAGCCAGTATCTGCTGAAGAGTTTGAGACTAGATACCTGGGTAAGTTAGTAGGCGCTTGA
- a CDS encoding ABC transporter substrate-binding protein, with protein MSYEQDNPWCKEIKEGIDRVMAESAELTYFYMDTKVDIQGGEEKAKQALALYETLNPDGIITVDDNAQSMFVVPFLKDKVSTPIFFCGVNNDASAYGYPNQHISGTLERGHIRESIAFLKQLLPEVENICFVVRSSPSGRAIKAQVESEQSTYIVPIEYFELLTNTSEIDDFTSSKGNHCNAIYVDSLEGIIDINGKPMVNRQVIDYLRARFNGPVIGGNSYHVEDGAVSAVAKTGQEQGEIAAGMLLKVLNGTPLKNLPVTRNYKGRRYINVNSMKELGIQPRPIVLRGVTLVTTPK; from the coding sequence ATGAGTTATGAGCAGGACAACCCTTGGTGTAAGGAAATTAAAGAGGGTATTGATCGTGTGATGGCTGAATCTGCAGAGCTTACCTATTTCTACATGGATACAAAAGTAGATATACAAGGTGGTGAAGAGAAAGCCAAACAAGCTCTTGCACTCTATGAAACGTTAAATCCGGATGGGATTATCACTGTAGATGATAATGCTCAGTCCATGTTCGTTGTGCCTTTTTTAAAAGACAAGGTGTCCACCCCGATCTTTTTTTGTGGAGTAAACAACGATGCCTCAGCCTACGGCTATCCGAATCAACATATTTCGGGCACATTGGAGCGTGGACATATACGTGAATCTATCGCCTTTCTAAAACAACTTCTTCCCGAAGTTGAAAATATCTGTTTTGTTGTTCGATCTAGTCCATCAGGCCGAGCCATTAAGGCCCAGGTAGAAAGTGAACAGTCAACATACATCGTGCCAATCGAATATTTTGAATTGCTTACCAATACAAGTGAGATTGATGATTTCACCAGCTCCAAAGGAAATCATTGCAATGCAATTTATGTTGATAGCCTCGAAGGAATCATTGACATCAATGGTAAGCCCATGGTCAATCGGCAAGTGATTGACTATTTAAGAGCCAGATTTAACGGACCTGTAATAGGTGGTAACAGTTATCATGTGGAGGATGGTGCCGTCAGTGCGGTTGCCAAAACTGGTCAGGAGCAGGGTGAAATTGCTGCCGGTATGCTTCTCAAGGTTTTAAACGGTACACCTTTGAAGAATTTACCGGTAACTCGTAACTATAAAGGTCGACGCTATATCAATGTAAACAGTATGAAAGAGCTTGGCATTCAACCAAGACCCATTGTGCTCAGGGGGGTGACTCTGGTTACCACGCCAAAATAG
- a CDS encoding alpha/beta hydrolase, which yields MGQELVAGSQQKREILIIVLPGIFSDAEDMRKRGVPEAIHRGWPEPDILMADLTIKYYRKGLATKHLHDEIVAPARQQGYSEIWLAGGSMGGMGTLMYEWQHPGTLDGLVLISPYMGGGDVTDSIRQSGGLRSWDSGERNEVMVSDNYDRLIWQMAQDWIGDESKLQRVWLMCGEGDRLYPDVELLGAILPEDRYFPAPGDHSWDYWIPNIETVFRAVSESRQTNLSKLNGTTR from the coding sequence ATGGGGCAGGAATTGGTTGCCGGCAGTCAGCAAAAGCGTGAAATTCTGATCATTGTTCTGCCCGGTATTTTCAGTGATGCCGAGGACATGCGAAAACGCGGAGTACCCGAAGCGATACATCGTGGTTGGCCTGAACCCGATATATTGATGGCCGACCTGACCATCAAATACTATCGTAAAGGCCTGGCTACCAAGCACCTACATGATGAAATTGTCGCTCCTGCTCGACAGCAGGGTTATTCTGAGATATGGCTGGCAGGTGGATCCATGGGTGGCATGGGTACGCTGATGTATGAATGGCAACATCCGGGCACGTTGGATGGATTGGTGCTGATCTCACCCTATATGGGTGGTGGAGATGTGACGGATTCAATACGACAATCAGGTGGTCTCAGGTCATGGGATTCTGGTGAACGTAATGAGGTTATGGTAAGTGACAACTACGATCGTTTAATTTGGCAAATGGCGCAAGACTGGATCGGAGATGAGTCAAAGCTTCAACGAGTATGGCTCATGTGCGGAGAAGGGGATAGACTCTACCCTGATGTTGAGCTACTCGGAGCCATTCTGCCGGAGGACCGATACTTTCCTGCCCCAGGTGATCACAGTTGGGATTACTGGATTCCTAACATAGAGACGGTATTTCGTGCGGTGTCTGAGTCGCGCCAGACGAACTTATCAAAGTTGAACGGCACCACCAGGTGA